The following coding sequences lie in one Mucilaginibacter sp. KACC 22773 genomic window:
- a CDS encoding cysteine peptidase family C39 domain-containing protein, translating into MLFPFTTQNADKVVYRLLKKIAVNISPSTISAELEKHPDYPSLLSISDVLNNFGVENVAYRMDPTLLTEVSCPFIAHTNRINAFVVVNEIDKGRVNFSDENKASYSISLEDFKKLFNGVILTVTTTVNAANRGKYIKASAALEPFRFLFAIGGLMFIFILGIVFHTRFFLNIGWPAVTLTLFKTAGLITALLLLIQSIDSNNPLVQRFCGSTGDKVNCNSILSSKAANVFKGLSWSELGFFYFAGTWLLLLFGNGTPLMWRTLAIFNFISLPYTFYSIYYQARIAKQWCVLCCIVQSVLWLEFSVLVTTFGKTMSLALTWKELSDILIYSSLPIILWMLIKPVVLKAQQVKPLKGLLRRFKYNIELFDSILAAQPKYALPGEEWSILLGNTDANNIITMVSNPYCQPCARAHQALEELLAQRGDVQARIIFTASNHDRDIRTPIVRHLMALNRLADRKLVKHALNDWYDQKQKDYATWAKIYPVQIDKADYHILDRQAAWCGTAEITETPTMLVNGHKMPDLYQLSDLKYMLE; encoded by the coding sequence ATGCTGTTCCCTTTTACAACTCAAAATGCAGATAAAGTAGTATACAGGCTTTTAAAAAAGATAGCTGTAAATATATCTCCATCAACCATAAGTGCAGAATTGGAGAAACACCCCGATTATCCAAGCTTATTATCCATTAGTGATGTACTTAATAACTTCGGCGTAGAAAACGTGGCGTACCGCATGGATCCAACTTTATTGACAGAGGTTTCCTGTCCGTTCATAGCGCATACCAACCGCATTAATGCTTTTGTGGTAGTAAATGAAATTGATAAAGGAAGGGTTAACTTTTCGGATGAAAACAAGGCTAGTTATTCCATAAGCCTCGAAGACTTTAAGAAATTGTTTAACGGCGTCATATTAACAGTTACGACGACTGTAAACGCTGCAAATAGAGGTAAATACATCAAAGCCAGTGCAGCATTAGAACCTTTCCGTTTCCTATTCGCGATTGGAGGCCTGATGTTTATTTTTATTTTAGGGATAGTATTTCATACCCGCTTTTTTTTAAACATCGGCTGGCCGGCAGTAACACTAACCCTGTTTAAAACTGCTGGTTTAATCACAGCGCTATTGTTATTAATACAGAGCATAGACAGTAATAATCCCCTTGTTCAACGATTTTGCGGAAGTACTGGCGATAAGGTTAATTGCAACAGCATCCTGTCCTCAAAAGCGGCAAATGTATTTAAAGGGCTGTCCTGGAGTGAGTTGGGCTTTTTTTATTTTGCAGGAACATGGCTGCTTCTATTGTTTGGCAACGGCACACCCTTAATGTGGCGAACGTTAGCTATATTCAATTTCATTAGTCTGCCCTATACCTTTTATTCTATCTACTATCAGGCCAGGATAGCGAAACAATGGTGTGTGCTTTGTTGTATCGTGCAATCTGTTTTATGGCTGGAGTTTTCGGTGTTGGTAACAACTTTTGGTAAAACCATGTCACTTGCGCTAACGTGGAAGGAGCTGTCCGATATCTTGATTTACTCGTCCCTTCCAATAATTTTGTGGATGCTCATTAAACCTGTTGTCTTGAAGGCACAACAGGTCAAGCCCTTAAAAGGGCTGTTACGGCGATTCAAATACAATATCGAATTATTCGACAGTATTCTTGCCGCCCAGCCAAAATACGCGTTGCCGGGGGAAGAATGGAGTATTTTATTGGGAAATACAGATGCCAATAATATTATTACGATGGTGAGCAATCCTTATTGCCAACCGTGTGCAAGGGCACACCAGGCACTAGAGGAATTGTTGGCGCAAAGGGGCGATGTGCAGGCCCGGATCATATTTACCGCATCAAATCACGACAGGGATATCAGGACACCAATAGTCCGGCACCTCATGGCACTGAACCGGCTCGCCGACAGAAAACTGGTCAAACATGCATTAAACGATTGGTATGATCAGAAACAAAAAGACTATGCAACGTGGGCTAAAATCTACCCGGTACAAATAGATAAGGCCGATTACCATATACTGGACCGGCAAGCTGCATGGTGCGGCACCGCTGAGATTACGGAAACGCCAACCATGTTAGTGAATGGGCATAAAATGCCAGATCTTTACCAGCTTTCTGATTTGAAGTATATGCTTGAATAA
- a CDS encoding peptidase domain-containing ABC transporter, giving the protein MAFPFYKQADQMDCGPTCLRMITKHYGRNFTIQTLRLLCEINREGVSLLGISDAAEKIGFRSMGVKLNAQQLGEVELPCILHWRQNHFVVLYKISKHHYYMADPGAGMVKLNEAEFKRNWQVDKDTGNGIALLVSPTPNFYEQDDEKNNEVRWSFLLRYLVTYRKLVIQLLFGLGIGSLLQLITPFLTQSIVDIGINTRNLNFIYVILFAQAALIIGRVSVEFIRSWILLHISTRVNISILTDFLIKLMKLPIGFFDTKMTGDIMQRMSDQKKIESFLTGSTLTTIFSMFNLLVFSVVLAYYNTGIFFIFAVSSILYTAWIVLFLKRRRQLNYKSFDVAAKNQSSIVQLIGGMQEIKLNNSEQQKRWEWEHIQARLFKYNVKSLSLSQYQQGGATLINEGRNLLITFMSATAVINGDLTLGAMVAVQYIVGQLSSPIDQLLGFVQAFQDAKISLERLNEIHQLDDEEHGHKEWNHTFPENKSLSINKVTFRYPGAGNEPVLEEIDLLLPQGKTTAIVGMSGSGKTTLLKLLLRFYEPQRGDIKIGGQPIDTMGFKIWRSECGVVMQDGFIFSDSIERNIAVGDEYPDKEKLRHAIKVANIQDLIDRLPMGIHTKIGAEGNGISQGQRQRLLIARAVYKNPHYIFFDEATNSLDANNEKIIMDNLAEFFQGRTVVIVAHRLSTVKNADNIVVLDKGRIIEQGTHHELSSMKGEYYRLVKNQLELGN; this is encoded by the coding sequence ATGGCCTTTCCCTTCTACAAACAAGCCGATCAGATGGATTGCGGCCCAACCTGCCTTCGGATGATTACCAAGCATTACGGCCGTAATTTTACGATACAGACATTAAGGCTGCTCTGCGAAATTAATAGGGAAGGCGTTTCCCTGTTGGGCATCAGTGATGCTGCTGAAAAAATTGGCTTCCGCTCCATGGGGGTAAAACTAAATGCTCAACAGCTTGGTGAAGTGGAATTACCTTGTATCTTGCATTGGCGGCAAAACCATTTTGTGGTACTGTACAAGATCAGTAAGCATCATTACTATATGGCTGATCCCGGCGCGGGGATGGTTAAGCTTAATGAAGCAGAGTTTAAACGCAACTGGCAGGTAGACAAGGATACCGGAAACGGAATTGCACTTTTGGTATCACCGACCCCGAATTTTTACGAGCAGGATGATGAAAAAAACAATGAGGTGCGTTGGTCATTCTTGTTAAGGTATTTGGTTACCTACCGGAAGCTGGTGATTCAGCTGCTGTTTGGTCTGGGCATCGGTAGTTTGCTTCAGTTGATCACCCCCTTTTTAACCCAATCAATTGTTGACATCGGGATCAATACCCGCAATCTTAATTTTATTTACGTTATCCTGTTCGCACAGGCCGCACTCATCATTGGCCGTGTAAGCGTCGAATTTATACGGTCATGGATCTTGCTACACATCAGTACAAGGGTTAATATTTCCATTCTTACCGATTTCCTGATAAAACTGATGAAGTTGCCCATAGGCTTTTTTGACACCAAAATGACCGGCGATATCATGCAGCGCATGAGCGATCAAAAAAAAATAGAAAGCTTTTTGACCGGCTCCACGCTAACCACCATATTCTCCATGTTTAACTTGCTTGTCTTTTCGGTGGTACTTGCCTATTACAACACCGGTATATTCTTTATTTTCGCGGTTAGCAGTATTTTATATACGGCATGGATCGTGCTTTTTTTAAAACGGCGGCGGCAATTGAATTACAAAAGCTTTGATGTAGCAGCTAAAAACCAAAGCAGTATCGTACAATTGATCGGCGGCATGCAGGAGATTAAGCTTAATAACAGCGAGCAGCAGAAACGTTGGGAATGGGAACATATACAGGCAAGATTATTCAAATACAATGTTAAGTCACTTTCGCTTAGTCAATACCAGCAGGGTGGTGCCACATTGATCAATGAGGGTAGAAACCTGCTGATTACTTTTATGAGCGCAACGGCAGTTATTAATGGCGATCTGACTTTAGGGGCTATGGTTGCCGTTCAATATATCGTTGGTCAGTTGAGCAGTCCCATTGATCAGCTTCTGGGATTTGTTCAGGCCTTTCAGGATGCGAAGATCAGTCTGGAAAGGCTAAACGAAATCCATCAGCTTGACGATGAAGAACATGGCCATAAAGAATGGAACCACACCTTTCCGGAAAACAAAAGTTTATCGATTAATAAGGTTACCTTCCGGTATCCGGGCGCTGGGAATGAACCTGTACTCGAAGAAATCGACCTGCTTCTACCCCAGGGAAAGACCACCGCAATAGTTGGTATGAGCGGCAGCGGCAAAACCACCCTCCTAAAATTGCTGCTTCGTTTTTACGAGCCGCAAAGGGGCGATATAAAGATTGGCGGACAACCCATTGACACCATGGGTTTTAAAATATGGCGCAGCGAATGCGGCGTTGTGATGCAGGATGGTTTTATCTTTTCAGATAGTATTGAACGAAACATAGCTGTAGGCGATGAATACCCGGATAAGGAAAAATTACGCCATGCGATTAAAGTTGCTAATATTCAGGATTTGATAGATAGGTTACCTATGGGAATACACACCAAAATAGGCGCTGAAGGTAACGGGATAAGCCAGGGACAGCGCCAGCGCTTGCTTATAGCAAGGGCCGTTTACAAGAACCCCCATTATATATTTTTTGACGAAGCCACAAATTCACTGGATGCCAATAACGAAAAAATAATCATGGATAATTTGGCTGAATTTTTTCAAGGCCGCACTGTTGTCATCGTAGCACACCGCCTGAGCACTGTAAAAAATGCAGATAATATTGTCGTGCTGGATAAGGGCCGTATTATTGAGCAGGGAACACACCATGAACTCTCATCCATGAAAGGGGAATACTATCGTTTAGTCAAGAATCAATTAGAATTAGGAAACTGA
- a CDS encoding HlyD family secretion protein has protein sequence MPISDINSTLEARHTDDIQDIITTVPSWLLRWGIAIFFIILVLIVGLAAIIRYPDIVKTQLKIDSPNSPKAVVSKVPGKLVKLLVSEGQEVTTGEPLAYLESTAHHKTVLQLLTVLKRMQHQLLNDSIVDRHGFNRDEQFSLGELQSGYQVFMQEYLNYQSAVKDGFFLQKRDYLKKDLTNLNEQRSQLNAQKDLEQKDYLLAGQEYEMHKKLEHEKVETIAEFRQAESKYLAKKSPLIQTEASLISAAATYASKQKEILELDNQIREEKTKFSQALNSLISQADDWKSKYILSASQSGIINYAGIVQENEVLNVAQEVFYIDSQKSNFFGIMSIPQTNMGKVKEGQEVLVKLKGFPYEQYGIMHGHISFIAAVPYKDSVFISRVNFPLLYNTDMKKVVHLKQGMLADAEIITEDATVLQRITHNLRKMAGPN, from the coding sequence ATGCCAATCTCGGATATAAATTCCACTCTGGAAGCCCGGCATACCGATGATATCCAGGATATCATTACGACGGTACCATCATGGTTGTTACGATGGGGTATAGCCATATTTTTTATCATCCTGGTTCTGATCGTTGGGCTTGCTGCGATTATACGTTACCCCGATATTGTGAAGACACAGTTGAAGATCGACTCCCCAAATTCGCCGAAAGCCGTCGTATCTAAAGTGCCGGGTAAACTAGTGAAGCTATTGGTATCCGAAGGCCAGGAAGTCACGACAGGCGAACCCTTGGCATACCTGGAAAGTACAGCACATCATAAAACAGTACTTCAATTGCTAACCGTCTTAAAACGGATGCAGCATCAATTACTCAACGACAGCATCGTTGACCGGCACGGGTTCAACCGCGATGAGCAATTTTCGCTGGGTGAATTACAATCAGGATACCAGGTTTTCATGCAGGAATACTTGAATTATCAGTCAGCGGTAAAAGATGGGTTCTTTTTGCAAAAGAGGGATTACTTAAAAAAAGACCTTACCAACCTGAACGAACAGCGTTCACAGCTTAACGCGCAAAAAGATCTTGAACAAAAGGATTATTTATTAGCCGGTCAGGAATATGAAATGCACAAAAAGCTGGAACATGAGAAAGTCGAAACTATTGCTGAGTTCAGGCAGGCTGAAAGTAAATATCTTGCTAAAAAATCTCCATTGATACAAACAGAGGCCTCGTTAATATCAGCAGCGGCCACCTATGCCTCTAAACAAAAAGAAATACTGGAACTTGATAACCAGATCAGGGAGGAAAAAACGAAGTTTTCACAAGCCTTGAATAGTCTGATCAGCCAGGCAGATGACTGGAAAAGTAAGTATATATTAAGTGCATCTCAAAGTGGCATCATCAACTATGCAGGCATTGTGCAGGAAAATGAGGTATTGAATGTCGCACAGGAAGTATTCTATATTGACTCCCAGAAATCAAACTTTTTTGGTATTATGAGTATACCCCAAACCAACATGGGTAAAGTGAAGGAAGGACAGGAAGTATTGGTCAAGCTAAAGGGATTCCCTTATGAGCAATATGGAATTATGCATGGACATATCAGTTTTATTGCTGCTGTTCCTTACAAAGACAGCGTGTTTATTTCCAGGGTCAATTTTCCCCTGCTGTATAATACGGACATGAAAAAGGTTGTTCATTTGAAGCAAGGTATGCTGGCAGATGCTGAAATCATTACAGAAGACGCTACGGTGTTGCAGCGCATCACACATAATCTGAGGAAGATGGCCGGTCCCAATTAA